From the genome of Candidatus Zixiibacteriota bacterium, one region includes:
- a CDS encoding phosphoenolpyruvate carboxykinase, with translation MAAERLRSKYGLDTHNILNVRKEHWNHNTPLLYEDIIKNGEGYLTHLGPIVVRTGLHTGRAARDKFIVEEPSSKDHVWWGKVNKPISQQVFDNMFRRFQAYLQDRDVWIQDCFAGYDSRYRLPIRVVTIRAWHSLFARNLFIQAKPEELVDHKPEFTILHAPNFQAIPEIDGTNSEAFILLNLAKKLVLIGGTSYAGEIKKSIFTVLNYLLPLDNVLSMHCSANVGEKGDVAVFFGLSGTGKTTLSADPKRKLIGDDEHGWSKEGVFNFEGGCYAKVIRLSKESEPEIYETTRKFGTILENVGYDMITRRLDLDDDSLTENTRAAYPLSHIPNALKESMGGHPKNIVMLTADAFGVLPPISKLTPEQAMYHFISGYTAKVAGTERGVSEPTATFSACFGAPFMVLHPSRYAELLAQKIREHKVNCWLVNTGWTGGPYGEGHRMPIKHTRALLNAALEGALDSVEYRTDELFGLRVPTRCEGVPSDELWPRNTWKDKSAYDEKARKVAAMFVENFKQFESESSDQIKQAGPRL, from the coding sequence ATGGCGGCAGAACGCCTGCGCAGCAAGTATGGACTTGATACGCACAACATTCTGAACGTTCGCAAGGAGCACTGGAACCACAACACGCCGCTTCTGTACGAAGACATCATCAAAAACGGTGAAGGATACCTGACGCACCTGGGGCCGATCGTAGTGCGGACGGGACTGCACACCGGACGAGCCGCCAGGGACAAGTTCATTGTCGAGGAGCCGAGCAGCAAGGACCACGTGTGGTGGGGAAAGGTGAACAAGCCGATTTCTCAGCAGGTCTTCGACAACATGTTTCGCCGCTTCCAGGCGTACCTGCAGGATCGCGACGTCTGGATACAGGATTGTTTCGCCGGGTATGATTCGCGCTACCGGCTGCCTATTCGGGTGGTGACGATCCGGGCCTGGCATTCGCTGTTTGCGCGCAACCTGTTCATTCAGGCGAAACCGGAGGAACTCGTCGATCACAAGCCCGAATTCACCATCCTCCACGCTCCGAATTTCCAGGCGATCCCGGAGATCGACGGCACGAACTCCGAAGCGTTCATTCTGTTGAACCTCGCCAAAAAGCTGGTCCTGATCGGTGGAACCAGCTATGCCGGCGAAATCAAAAAATCGATCTTCACCGTGCTGAACTACCTGCTGCCGCTCGACAACGTGCTATCCATGCACTGCAGTGCCAATGTCGGCGAGAAGGGAGATGTCGCGGTTTTCTTCGGTCTGTCCGGCACCGGCAAGACGACCCTTTCCGCGGACCCGAAGCGAAAGCTCATCGGCGACGACGAACACGGATGGAGCAAGGAGGGTGTGTTCAATTTCGAGGGCGGCTGCTACGCGAAAGTGATCCGTCTGTCGAAAGAATCCGAACCGGAAATCTACGAGACGACGCGGAAGTTCGGTACCATCCTCGAAAACGTGGGTTACGATATGATTACCCGCCGGCTCGACCTGGACGATGACAGTCTGACCGAGAACACCCGTGCGGCGTATCCGCTGTCGCATATTCCCAACGCGCTGAAAGAATCCATGGGCGGTCATCCGAAAAACATCGTCATGCTCACGGCCGATGCGTTCGGGGTGTTGCCGCCGATATCGAAGCTGACCCCGGAGCAGGCCATGTACCACTTCATATCGGGATACACGGCCAAGGTAGCGGGGACGGAACGAGGCGTCAGCGAGCCGACAGCGACCTTCTCGGCGTGTTTCGGCGCGCCGTTTATGGTGCTGCACCCGTCGCGGTATGCGGAATTGCTGGCGCAGAAGATCCGCGAACACAAGGTCAACTGCTGGTTGGTCAACACCGGATGGACCGGCGGACCGTACGGCGAAGGACACCGGATGCCGATCAAGCATACGCGCGCACTGCTCAACGCGGCCCTCGAGGGAGCGCTGGATTCGGTCGAGTACCGGACCGACGAATTGTTCGGTCTTCGCGTGCCGACCCGTTGCGAAGGCGTGCCGTCCGACGAGCTCTGGCCCCGGAACACATGGAAGGACAAAAGCGCCTACGACGAGAAGGCGCGCAAGGTGGCGGCCATGTTTGTCGAGAATTTCAAGCAGTTCGAGTCGGAATCCTCGGATCAGATCAAACAGGCCGGTCCCCGGCTCTGA
- a CDS encoding KamA family radical SAM protein yields MKDIRYFTDIDQVDRLDERARQQLHHVTDAYRFRANDYYLSLIDWNDPDDPIRRIIIPDPTELEVDGELDACNEHANYVAPGCQHKYPHTALLICAENCAGYCRYCFRKRLFMNAGEERITDFTESINYIREHKAITNVLLTGGDPLTLSTRRLETIIRELRTIDHVGVIRIGSKTPAFNPYRIIDDPDLPAVLARYSTRRKRIYVITHFDVVQELTDAACLGLEILHRAGVVMANQTPIIRGANDTPDALVKLMARLSFVGVPPYYFFQCRPTAGNRPYTVPIAEAYATIEAAKKRVSGLAKRARYVMSHALGKIEIVGLNHDYFFLKFHRARYQEDEGRFMMFYRNDCAFWLDDLIPADGQPHPVHERRGDTLTPRVYAVAQ; encoded by the coding sequence ATGAAAGATATCAGGTATTTCACGGATATCGATCAGGTCGACCGGCTCGATGAGCGGGCACGACAGCAGCTTCACCACGTGACCGACGCGTACCGCTTTCGGGCCAACGACTACTATCTCTCCCTGATCGACTGGAACGACCCCGACGATCCGATCCGGCGCATAATCATTCCCGATCCGACCGAACTTGAAGTCGACGGAGAGCTGGACGCGTGCAACGAGCACGCCAACTATGTCGCCCCCGGATGTCAGCACAAGTATCCGCACACGGCGCTGCTGATCTGCGCCGAAAACTGTGCGGGGTACTGCCGGTACTGCTTCCGGAAGCGACTTTTCATGAACGCCGGCGAAGAGCGCATCACGGATTTCACGGAGAGCATCAACTACATCCGCGAACACAAAGCGATCACCAACGTCCTGCTCACCGGCGGCGACCCGCTTACCCTGTCGACACGACGGCTCGAGACGATTATTCGGGAGCTGCGTACGATCGATCACGTGGGCGTCATCAGAATCGGAAGCAAAACCCCGGCATTCAACCCGTATCGGATCATCGATGATCCCGATTTGCCGGCGGTGCTGGCGCGCTATTCCACGCGCCGAAAGCGCATTTATGTCATCACGCATTTTGACGTCGTCCAGGAGCTGACGGACGCCGCCTGCCTGGGGCTGGAGATTCTGCACCGTGCCGGAGTGGTCATGGCCAACCAGACACCGATCATCCGGGGGGCCAACGATACGCCGGATGCGCTCGTGAAGCTGATGGCCAGGCTGTCGTTTGTCGGCGTACCGCCGTATTACTTTTTCCAGTGTCGTCCGACCGCCGGCAATCGTCCGTACACCGTGCCGATCGCCGAGGCGTACGCGACGATCGAGGCCGCCAAAAAACGGGTGTCCGGGCTCGCCAAGAGAGCGCGGTATGTCATGTCGCATGCGCTTGGAAAAATCGAAATCGTGGGTCTGAACCACGACTATTTCTTCCTCAAGTTTCACCGCGCCCGCTATCAGGAGGACGAAGGGCGATTCATGATGTTCTATCGCAATGACTGCGCGTTCTGGCTCGACGATTTGATTCCTGCCGACGGCCAGCCGCATCCGGTGCACGAGCGGCGGGGAGATACCCTGACCCCGCGTGTCTACGCGGTCGCGCAGTAA